Proteins encoded together in one Amblyraja radiata isolate CabotCenter1 chromosome 11, sAmbRad1.1.pri, whole genome shotgun sequence window:
- the pura gene encoding transcriptional activator protein Pur-alpha, translating into MADRDSGSEQGAASSSLQQLQQETQELASKRVDIQNKRFYLDVKQNVKGRFLKIAEVGAGGNKSRLTLSMSVAVEFRDYLGDFIEHYAQLGPSNPDMQTDEPRRALKSEFLVRENRKYYMDLKENQRGRFLRIRQTVNRGHGLGSQGQTIALPAQGLIEFRDALAKLIDDYGIEEEPTELPEGTSLTVDNKRFFFDVGSNKYGVFMRVSEVKPSYRNSITIPYKVWAKFGNTFSKYAEEMKKIQEKQREKRSEQQEEAPGDDVEED; encoded by the coding sequence ATGGCGGACAGAGACAGTGGAAGCGAGCAAGGGGCGGCCAGCTCCAGCTTGCAACAGCTGCAGCAGGAGACGCAGGAACTGGCTTCCAAGAGGGTGGACATTCAGAATAAGCGCTTCTACCTAGACGTGAAGCAGAATGTGAAAGGCCGTTTTCTGAAGATAGCGGAGGTGGGAGCGGGCGGCAATAAAAGTCGTCTAACTCTCTCCATGTCTGTTGCTGTGGAGTTCCGCGACTACCTGGGCGATTTCATCGAACATTACGCACAGCTCGGCCCAAGCAACCCGGACATGCAGACGGACGAGCCGAGGAGAGCTCTGAAAAGTGAATTCTTGGTGCGGGAAAACCGCAAATATtacatggatttaaaagagaaccAACGGGGCCGGTTCCTACGGATTCGCCAGACCGTGAACCGGGGACATGGCCTTGGCTCGCAGGGTCAAACTATCGCCCTCCCCGCTCAAGGGCTGATTGAATTCCGCGATGCACTCGCTAAACTAATCGACGATTATGGCATCGAAGAGGAACCCACTGAGCTGCCCGAAGGGACATCGCTCACCGTGGACAACAAGCGATTTTTCTTTGACGTTGGGTCAAACAAGTATGGCGTTTTTATGAGAGTAAGTGAGGTGAAACCATCGTACCGCAATTCTATCACGATACCCTATAAAGTGTGGGCCAAGTTTGGAAATACTTTCAGTAAATACGCAGAGGAAATGAAGAAAATACAGGAGAAACAACGGGAGAAAAGGTCTGAACAGCAAGAAGAAGCTCCCGGAGATGATGTGGAGGAAGACTGA